The following nucleotide sequence is from Prosthecobacter dejongeii.
GGCCCCAGGAAGGACCCAAAAACCCTAAAGGGGACAAATTTTGATCATTCTCTTAATTCAATTAGGTTTTCCCTCTAGTCCTCTCTGCCCGTATGCTTTTTCAAGCCTTGCATCTGCTGTTTTAAACCGAAACTTTTTAAGTGTTTCCACTTTCCCCAAATTATATCCACGGCCTTTTGGTTCGGTATAGGTTTCACCGGGCAAAATGCCTTTAGCATCCTCAGATACGTAAATGTAATATGGGCTTAAAACGCTCAGGAAATCCATAATTTGTCCATCTTCGTCCTTTGATCTGATCGTTGCTTTCACCGCGTGGATTGGCTTCTCACCTATGTTCTTCCAGTCCAGGTAAACCATGATGAATTCCTCGCCATCATCACGCGTCCATGTGGATGCCCTCGCCTTCACCAATTTAATTTTTACACCCGCCACGCCATCCTCAAAGATTGTTAAACCTGAGTCTTCATCCTGAATTTCGACTACTGCCACGGTGTCACCATTCAATGAAACATGTGAGCGAGCTTCGTATTCTTTGCGGTGTCCGAATTCGTTCTCCGCAGTGAATTTAACAATGGATTGATTAAAGTCTCCCAGGTCCATGAATGAAGTTTGTTTCTCAAACTGGAACGAATCAGGTGTTGGAATGTGCTTTTTGATACTTTCCGAAAGTTTGGCCTTCAAAAGCTCTTCACCATCTTGCTTTTTCAGAGCCTCTTTAATTGGCTCTGCCCTGACTATTTCTTCAATTCCCGTGGA
It contains:
- a CDS encoding DUF4339 domain-containing protein; protein product: MSEHLYYIRKDTTELGPLTLSQLRSMWCRGEVTIRTPYRLEGWKGWKNLDVMQPILDGAEPPPPAHPTPKKKAEFQKGCGCAGLIGIVFLFIMLSGSKDNQGLAPDSKDNGPEAMPAEEAERLNKLYPSTGIEEIVRAEPIKEALKKQDGEELLKAKLSESIKKHIPTPDSFQFEKQTSFMDLGDFNQSIVKFTAENEFGHRKEYEARSHVSLNGDTVAVVEIQDEDSGLTIFEDGVAGVKIKLVKARASTWTRDDGEEFIMVYLDWKNIGEKPIHAVKATIRSKDEDGQIMDFLSVLSPYYIYVSEDAKGILPGETYTEPKGRGYNLGKVETLKKFRFKTADARLEKAYGQRGLEGKPN